The following are from one region of the Nocardia terpenica genome:
- a CDS encoding bestrophin-like domain — translation MIQELVVAGIGAVVGVIVFMVGARVWPSGWQRAHEESAGELVLDLVKTFFVAVVAFVVVLGWQQYDNAESHTITEAKGLVGTYWLAHDLPDPAHQRIQGLVRQYTNEVLDREWSLMDREHRLDPAAQTTLTSLAEAVAEIPSADSGASDVRSKVFDNVEQVVQARQDRAADAARSVPEFLMIALYVGTALVLVSPVLSGFRITRSTIMMMALLGVVIGSVLLQIHNLDHPFSGQTVVPRGAFEDAQSAYGQIN, via the coding sequence ATGATCCAGGAACTAGTCGTAGCGGGTATCGGCGCGGTGGTGGGGGTGATCGTATTCATGGTCGGCGCGCGGGTCTGGCCGTCGGGGTGGCAGCGGGCGCACGAGGAGTCCGCCGGTGAGCTGGTGCTCGACCTGGTCAAGACCTTCTTCGTGGCGGTCGTCGCCTTCGTGGTGGTGCTCGGCTGGCAGCAGTACGACAATGCCGAGAGCCACACCATTACCGAGGCCAAGGGGCTGGTCGGAACCTATTGGCTCGCACACGATCTCCCCGATCCCGCCCATCAGCGCATCCAGGGCCTGGTGCGGCAGTACACCAATGAGGTGTTGGATCGCGAGTGGAGCCTGATGGACCGCGAGCACCGCCTCGACCCGGCCGCGCAGACCACGCTCACCTCGCTGGCCGAGGCCGTGGCCGAGATACCGTCGGCCGATTCCGGCGCCTCGGACGTGCGCAGCAAGGTATTCGACAATGTCGAGCAGGTGGTCCAGGCGCGGCAGGACCGCGCCGCCGACGCCGCCCGCAGCGTGCCCGAATTCCTGATGATCGCACTGTATGTCGGCACGGCCCTGGTGCTGGTGAGCCCGGTGCTGTCCGGCTTCCGGATCACGCGCAGCACCATCATGATGATGGCGCTGCTCGGCGTGGTGATCGGTTCCGTCCTGCTGCAGATTCACAATCTCGACCACCCCTTCTCCGGCCAGACCGTGGTGCCGCGCGGCGCATTCGAGGACGCCCAGAGCGCCTACGGGCAGATCAACTAG